The following are from one region of the Acidobacteriota bacterium genome:
- a CDS encoding peptide deformylase: MPGKAILQLGNPLLAQKSTPVIDARAQDMQTLIHDLSDTLAEFRRATGYGRGIAAPQIGILKRAIFIKMQPTGFCSALLNPEIIWTSDERMQLWDDCFSFPDLLVRVERFVKIKVNYVDESGLPKSIEAEGDLSELLQHEIDHLDGILAVERAINPTAFSTRSEWERRYKSPQGL; the protein is encoded by the coding sequence ATGCCAGGAAAAGCGATATTACAACTCGGCAATCCTTTGCTCGCGCAAAAGTCTACGCCGGTCATTGATGCGCGCGCTCAGGACATGCAGACCTTGATTCACGATTTGAGTGATACGCTTGCCGAGTTTCGGCGAGCCACAGGTTATGGACGCGGAATTGCCGCGCCGCAAATCGGTATTTTAAAACGAGCGATTTTTATCAAAATGCAACCGACGGGATTTTGCTCGGCTTTGCTCAATCCCGAAATTATCTGGACGAGCGATGAGCGGATGCAGTTGTGGGATGACTGTTTCAGTTTTCCTGATTTGCTGGTCAGGGTTGAGCGGTTCGTAAAAATCAAGGTGAATTATGTAGATGAAAGCGGTTTGCCAAAGAGCATTGAAGCCGAAGGCGATTTATCGGAATTATTACAACATGAAATCGATCATCTCGATGGCATCCTGGCAGTCGAACGGGCAATCAATCCTACGGCATTTTCAACGCGAAGCGAGTGGGAGCGTCGCTATAAAAGCCCGCAAGGATTGTGA